In Leuconostoc kimchii IMSNU 11154, one genomic interval encodes:
- the asnS gene encoding asparagine--tRNA ligase, which translates to MVEEIPTIQIIDVKNYVGQTVKIGAWLRQKRGSGKLAFLQLRDGSAFFQAVVAKADVSDTLFDLAKGLKQETSIYVTGEIHEDTRSSFGYEMAVSGIEIIGESHDYPITPKEHGTEFLFDERHLYLRHLKPFATLKIRNTLIAATYEFFNREGFTKLDSPLLTGSAPEGTTDLFETDYFGEPAFLSQTGQLYAEAGAMAFGKVFTFGPTFRAEKSKTRRHLTEFWMIEPEMAFMHQEQSLEVQERYISFLISKVLENNEQELDILERDKDLLRSYTELPYPRVSYDDAIKLLQDNGFDVEWGVDFGSPEETFLANHFAKPVFIVNFPKAIKAFYMKRHPTRQDVVISADLLAPEGYGEIIGGSERDTDYDYLKQRIEAEGLSLEEYNWYLDLRRFGSVPHSGFGLGLERMVTFVTGEEHIREAIPFPRMTNRLRP; encoded by the coding sequence ATGGTAGAGGAAATTCCCACAATTCAAATTATTGACGTCAAAAACTATGTCGGTCAAACAGTGAAAATTGGTGCTTGGCTCAGACAAAAACGCGGTTCAGGTAAGTTAGCCTTTTTACAATTACGTGATGGTTCAGCTTTTTTTCAAGCAGTGGTTGCAAAAGCTGACGTGTCAGATACACTTTTTGATCTTGCTAAAGGATTGAAGCAGGAGACCAGTATATATGTTACTGGTGAAATTCATGAAGATACACGGTCATCTTTTGGTTACGAAATGGCCGTTTCAGGTATTGAAATCATTGGTGAAAGTCATGACTATCCAATTACACCAAAAGAGCATGGCACAGAATTTCTATTTGACGAGCGCCATCTTTATTTGCGTCATTTAAAGCCATTTGCGACATTAAAAATTCGCAATACATTGATTGCAGCAACTTATGAATTTTTTAATCGTGAGGGATTTACAAAACTTGATTCACCATTGTTAACAGGTTCGGCACCTGAAGGCACAACTGATTTGTTTGAAACTGATTATTTTGGGGAACCAGCTTTTTTGTCACAGACGGGGCAACTTTATGCTGAAGCTGGTGCTATGGCGTTTGGAAAAGTCTTTACTTTTGGACCGACATTTCGTGCAGAAAAATCAAAAACACGTCGACATTTAACCGAATTTTGGATGATCGAACCTGAAATGGCATTTATGCATCAAGAGCAGAGTTTAGAAGTTCAAGAGCGTTATATTTCCTTTTTGATTTCAAAGGTTTTGGAAAATAATGAGCAAGAATTAGATATTCTTGAGCGTGACAAAGACTTGTTACGCTCATATACAGAATTACCTTATCCACGTGTCAGTTATGATGATGCTATTAAACTTTTGCAGGATAATGGATTTGATGTTGAATGGGGCGTTGATTTTGGATCGCCAGAAGAAACCTTTTTGGCTAATCATTTTGCAAAGCCTGTGTTTATTGTTAATTTTCCAAAGGCAATTAAAGCTTTTTATATGAAACGACACCCAACACGTCAAGATGTTGTTATCTCTGCTGATTTGTTGGCTCCAGAGGGATATGGCGAAATTATTGGTGGTTCAGAACGTGATACAGATTATGACTATCTAAAACAACGTATTGAAGCAGAAGGATTGAGTTTGGAAGAATATAATTGGTATTTGGACTTACGTCGCTTCGGTTCTGTACCACATTCTGGGTTTGGGCTTGGTTTGGAACGTATGGTCACGTTCGTTACGGGCGAAGAACATATTCGCGAAGCCATCCCATTTCCACGTATGACTAATCGTTTGCGACCATAA